In the Hyphomonadaceae bacterium BL14 genome, one interval contains:
- a CDS encoding efflux RND transporter periplasmic adaptor subunit, with protein sequence MKRIAFLIVVAVVFALMAGAVGLRALMSADAGAGAEMRGGRAMPVAVIAVAAREFSELVEALGTANANESVVITATVADRISRVGFDSGDQVNAGDILVELTDTEAAAGLTESRAALREAQRELERTRELAERGIASRARLDEITSGMERARARVAGLEARVAERIIRAPFDGVVGLRNVSLGELVRPGDVVAQLDDVSIIKLDFTLPERFLSVLSPGMIIQARAAAFPETEFTGEIVNISSRIDPVTRTVTVRAEIDNEDRRLLPGMLMTVQLRRDVRERLAAPETAITRSGDRVTVFVLREADEAVTVEQRRVELGQRQAGYFEVLEGLEPGERIVMHGVHRLRDGMPVRIQARAEPSAPRVAAAAQSTAS encoded by the coding sequence ATGAAGCGCATCGCCTTTTTGATCGTTGTGGCCGTCGTGTTTGCTTTGATGGCAGGTGCGGTTGGCCTTCGTGCGCTGATGTCAGCGGATGCGGGCGCAGGCGCAGAGATGCGCGGCGGACGCGCCATGCCCGTCGCCGTGATAGCGGTGGCAGCACGCGAGTTTTCCGAACTCGTCGAGGCACTGGGCACGGCGAACGCGAATGAGTCCGTTGTTATCACCGCGACGGTGGCCGACCGGATATCCCGCGTCGGCTTTGATTCCGGCGATCAGGTCAATGCGGGCGATATTCTGGTCGAGCTGACCGATACCGAGGCGGCGGCAGGCCTGACCGAATCACGTGCGGCGCTGCGCGAAGCCCAGCGCGAGCTGGAACGCACCCGCGAGCTGGCCGAGCGCGGCATCGCCTCGCGCGCCCGACTTGATGAAATCACCTCCGGCATGGAACGTGCCCGGGCCCGCGTCGCCGGGCTTGAGGCACGGGTCGCCGAACGCATTATCCGTGCGCCGTTTGATGGCGTGGTGGGCCTGCGCAATGTCAGCCTGGGCGAGTTGGTGCGGCCGGGTGATGTGGTCGCGCAGCTGGATGATGTGAGCATTATCAAGCTGGATTTCACCCTGCCTGAACGCTTCTTGTCCGTGCTGTCCCCGGGGATGATCATCCAGGCGCGCGCGGCCGCCTTTCCCGAAACCGAGTTTACCGGCGAAATCGTCAACATCAGCAGCCGCATCGACCCGGTGACCCGTACCGTCACCGTACGCGCCGAGATCGACAATGAAGACCGCCGCCTGCTGCCCGGCATGCTGATGACGGTGCAGCTGCGCCGCGATGTGCGCGAGCGCCTGGCTGCGCCGGAGACGGCCATCACCCGGTCGGGCGACCGGGTCACGGTGTTTGTCTTGCGCGAGGCGGACGAGGCGGTCACGGTCGAGCAGCGGCGTGTCGAGCTGGGCCAGCGCCAGGCCGGATATTTTGAAGTTCTTGAGGGGCTTGAGCCGGGCGAGCGCATCGTGATGCACGGCGTGCACCGCCTGCGCGACGGCATGCCGGTGCGCATCCAGGCCCGCGCCGAACCTTCAGCCCCGCGCGTCGCTGCCGCCGCACAGAGCACTGCGTCATGA
- a CDS encoding class II aldolase/adducin family protein codes for MDDQARVSVKEQVSAEEWKARCDLAALYRLIFMHGWDDLFFTHISMRVPGPEEHFLLNPFGLLFEDVTASNLVKVDIEGNVLPPSQYGINPAGFTIHSAIHHARPDVKVIMHLHTDQGVAVSAQKRGLLPISQSAMTVMKDVVYHGYEGIALDADEKTRLVADLGQHNLMILNNHGTLTTGDHPFSCYVRMYMLERACKMQVMAQGAELVEWDAAMQDRVYTQGEQAFTNEFFKEIAWAALRARVDRQCAGYDV; via the coding sequence ATGGACGATCAGGCCCGCGTCAGCGTCAAGGAACAGGTTTCGGCCGAGGAATGGAAGGCGCGTTGCGATCTCGCCGCGCTGTACCGGCTCATCTTCATGCATGGCTGGGATGATCTGTTCTTCACCCACATCTCCATGCGCGTGCCGGGGCCGGAGGAGCATTTCCTGCTCAATCCGTTCGGGCTTCTGTTCGAGGACGTGACCGCGTCCAACCTGGTCAAGGTGGATATCGAAGGCAATGTCCTGCCGCCCAGCCAGTACGGCATCAACCCGGCAGGCTTCACCATTCACTCCGCCATTCACCACGCGCGCCCGGACGTGAAGGTGATCATGCATCTGCACACCGATCAGGGCGTGGCGGTGTCGGCGCAGAAGCGCGGGCTTCTGCCGATCTCCCAGAGCGCCATGACCGTGATGAAGGATGTGGTCTATCACGGCTATGAAGGCATCGCGCTGGACGCTGACGAGAAGACGCGCCTGGTGGCCGATCTGGGTCAGCACAATCTGATGATCCTGAACAATCACGGCACGCTGACGACCGGCGACCATCCGTTCTCGTGCTACGTGCGCATGTATATGCTCGAGCGCGCCTGCAAGATGCAGGTGATGGCCCAGGGTGCCGAGCTGGTGGAGTGGGACGCGGCCATGCAGGACCGGGTCTACACCCAGGGCGAGCAGGCCTTCACCAACGAGTTTTTCAAGGAAATCGCCTGGGCCGCGCTGCGCGCGCGGGTCGATCGCCAGTGCGCGGGCTATGATGTCTGA
- the egtB gene encoding ergothioneine biosynthesis protein EgtB produces MARDMEETVSARLRARFEAVRARTLALAAPFSAEDLGAQAMDDASPGKWHLGHTTWFWETFLLKAFDSGHKPLDPRFNYLFNSYYEAIGARQVRSERGLITRPALEAVIAYRQHVDAAVGRWFDSADREALGAAQAVIETGLAHEEQHQELFLTDIKYLLSRAAYREAGFVAPARPLSGEAAPPLTWIAFEGGVQRFGHKGAGFAFDNESPAHDAVLTPFALASRPVTNGEFLAFIEDGGYREPRHWLSDGWALIQAEGRAAPMYWSRDTAGWREFTLHGDQALDLSAPVSHVDYFEASAYAAWTGARLPEEREWEHAARQSDPEQGRWADPDGWLHTAPVSAPQGLAGMFGEVWEWTRSAYAPYPGYRADEGAIGEYNAKFMCGQYVLKGGSALTAPSHMRASYRNFFPPSARWQMTGLRLARDI; encoded by the coding sequence ATGGCCAGGGACATGGAAGAGACCGTCAGCGCGCGCCTGCGGGCGCGATTTGAGGCGGTGCGTGCGCGCACGCTGGCGCTCGCCGCGCCGTTCTCGGCGGAGGATCTGGGCGCGCAGGCGATGGACGACGCCTCGCCCGGCAAATGGCATCTGGGTCACACGACCTGGTTCTGGGAAACATTTCTCCTCAAGGCGTTCGACAGCGGCCACAAGCCGCTCGACCCCCGGTTCAACTATCTGTTCAACTCCTATTATGAAGCCATCGGAGCGCGGCAGGTGCGGTCCGAGCGCGGGCTGATCACCCGCCCGGCTCTGGAGGCTGTGATCGCCTACCGTCAGCATGTGGACGCGGCGGTGGGGCGCTGGTTCGACAGCGCAGACCGGGAAGCACTGGGCGCGGCGCAGGCGGTGATCGAGACCGGGCTCGCCCATGAAGAGCAGCACCAGGAATTGTTCCTGACCGACATCAAATATCTTCTCTCCCGCGCCGCCTATCGAGAAGCGGGGTTCGTAGCGCCCGCGCGGCCCCTCAGCGGCGAGGCTGCGCCGCCGCTAACCTGGATTGCATTCGAGGGCGGTGTCCAACGCTTCGGCCATAAGGGGGCCGGCTTTGCCTTCGACAATGAAAGCCCGGCCCATGACGCGGTGCTGACCCCCTTTGCGCTGGCCTCGCGCCCGGTGACCAATGGCGAGTTTCTCGCCTTCATCGAGGATGGCGGCTATCGCGAGCCCCGCCACTGGCTGTCGGACGGCTGGGCGCTGATCCAGGCGGAAGGGCGCGCCGCGCCGATGTACTGGAGCCGGGATACGGCGGGCTGGCGCGAATTCACCCTGCATGGCGACCAGGCGCTCGATCTGAGCGCCCCGGTCAGCCATGTCGATTACTTCGAGGCGTCCGCCTATGCCGCCTGGACCGGCGCGCGTCTGCCCGAAGAGCGCGAATGGGAGCATGCCGCGCGACAGTCTGATCCCGAGCAGGGCCGCTGGGCGGACCCGGATGGCTGGTTGCATACCGCGCCGGTGAGCGCGCCGCAGGGGCTGGCGGGGATGTTTGGCGAGGTGTGGGAGTGGACGCGCTCGGCCTATGCGCCCTATCCCGGCTACCGTGCCGACGAAGGTGCCATTGGCGAGTACAACGCCAAATTCATGTGCGGCCAGTATGTGCTCAAGGGCGGCTCGGCCCTGACGGCACCCAGCCATATGCGCGCCAGCTACCGCAATTTCTTCCCGCCTTCGGCCCGGTGGCAGATGACGGGGCTGCGGCTCGCCCGCGACATCTGA
- a CDS encoding DUF2336 domain-containing protein translates to MPHASHPPDPDGRHQAAGRKAIQLSDLCAIRPLPDPIIAEIDPVLTDLLRIAEASARAHAAVRLARCDWAPRDAVRLLAFEPLDIARPIVERSLALDERDLVALADLGHDHRMALTGRIHLSAPVTAAMARHRERDCLMALAAHEGAILAETSAGDFVAVARSHEVLQDALAGRSDLSDGFVRALHAIAARRVRTLLAERYPDLADIAAPEPQGADPVVDGDADRDADEVTRKLLAERALTAADVLRAARNGRAEIADHAIARLTGMEAADWRQAMRRSPLRACLLGARAMAMTPGEAADLINAMAESGRAHAMAPDALARARADIYGAFTRDDARRALHRMGAGGSIH, encoded by the coding sequence ATGCCGCACGCCAGCCATCCGCCAGACCCAGACGGCCGCCACCAGGCGGCCGGGCGCAAGGCGATCCAGCTCAGCGATCTGTGCGCCATCCGCCCCTTGCCCGATCCCATCATCGCCGAGATCGATCCGGTGCTCACCGATCTGTTGCGCATCGCCGAAGCCAGCGCACGCGCCCACGCCGCCGTGCGTCTGGCGCGCTGCGACTGGGCTCCGCGCGACGCGGTGCGCCTTCTGGCGTTCGAGCCGCTCGACATCGCCCGGCCCATTGTAGAGCGCTCACTGGCCCTGGACGAGCGCGATCTTGTCGCGCTGGCCGATCTGGGCCATGACCACCGCATGGCGCTGACCGGGCGCATTCATTTGAGCGCGCCGGTGACCGCCGCCATGGCCCGCCACCGCGAACGCGACTGTCTGATGGCGCTGGCCGCCCATGAAGGCGCCATCCTGGCCGAGACCTCGGCTGGGGACTTCGTGGCGGTGGCGCGCAGCCATGAAGTCCTGCAGGACGCCCTGGCCGGGCGCAGCGATCTGAGTGACGGCTTTGTACGGGCATTGCACGCCATTGCGGCCCGGCGCGTGCGCACATTGCTCGCCGAGCGCTACCCCGATCTGGCTGACATCGCCGCGCCTGAGCCGCAGGGGGCGGACCCCGTCGTAGACGGTGATGCGGACCGGGACGCCGACGAAGTCACGCGCAAGCTGTTGGCGGAGCGCGCGCTCACCGCCGCCGACGTCCTGCGCGCGGCGCGCAACGGGCGCGCAGAGATCGCCGACCACGCCATTGCACGCCTGACCGGCATGGAGGCGGCCGATTGGCGCCAGGCCATGCGCCGCTCGCCCCTGCGCGCCTGCTTGCTGGGCGCCCGGGCCATGGCCATGACACCGGGCGAGGCGGCTGATCTGATAAATGCCATGGCCGAATCCGGACGCGCCCACGCCATGGCACCCGATGCCCTGGCCCGCGCGCGCGCCGACATCTATGGCGCCTTCACCCGAGATGATGCGCGCCGGGCCTTGCACCGGATGGGCGCGGGCGGTTCAATCCACTAG
- a CDS encoding NAD kinase, whose amino-acid sequence MRLAYHAADRADARAACERLAKRYGEVALDEADCLIALGGDGVMLDALHAVMGRSVPVYGMNFGSVGFLMNEPREDGLPERLAVAERALIHPLRAVGRHVDGRTFEALAINEVSLLRETRQTAKIRISVDGRMRLEELAADGVLVATPAGSTAYNLSAHGPILPLDAQLLALTPISAFRPRRWRGALLRHGSRVRFDVLEPEKRPVSVVADNQEFRDAATVTVNEARSISLTLLFDEGKALGERILMEQFAAD is encoded by the coding sequence ATGCGTCTCGCCTATCATGCCGCCGACCGCGCCGACGCCCGCGCCGCGTGCGAGCGGCTCGCCAAGCGCTATGGCGAAGTGGCGCTGGACGAGGCTGACTGCCTGATCGCGCTGGGCGGAGACGGCGTGATGCTGGACGCGCTGCACGCCGTGATGGGGCGGTCCGTCCCGGTCTACGGCATGAATTTCGGATCGGTGGGCTTCCTGATGAACGAGCCGCGCGAGGACGGCCTGCCAGAACGGCTGGCTGTGGCCGAGCGCGCGCTGATCCATCCCCTGCGCGCAGTGGGGCGCCATGTGGACGGACGCACATTCGAGGCGCTGGCGATCAACGAGGTGTCGTTGCTGCGCGAAACGCGCCAGACCGCCAAGATCCGGATCAGCGTGGATGGGCGCATGCGGCTGGAGGAGCTGGCCGCTGACGGGGTGCTGGTGGCCACGCCCGCCGGATCAACCGCGTATAATCTGTCGGCTCACGGCCCCATCCTGCCGCTGGACGCCCAGCTCCTGGCCCTCACCCCGATCAGCGCCTTCCGCCCGCGGCGCTGGCGCGGCGCGCTTCTGCGCCATGGCAGCCGGGTGCGCTTTGATGTGCTGGAGCCGGAAAAGCGCCCCGTCTCTGTCGTCGCCGACAATCAGGAATTCCGCGATGCCGCAACCGTCACCGTCAACGAGGCGCGCTCCATCTCGCTCACCTTGCTGTTTGATGAGGGCAAGGCGCTGGGTGAACGCATCCTGATGGAACAATTCGCCGCCGACTGA
- a CDS encoding response regulator — MTATASPAQGLGTLRIAVVDDNAAMRGIVRSALGAFGVIHVYEAADVESALNILRAERIDVLICDWKMKPVDGLSLVRTLRDPEQSPCPLLPIIMLTAYAEPSRMKEAGDAGVTEFLVKPFAAEALYSRLQMIVNRPRPFVRTREFFGPDRRRMASGSQGPVRRGDAAVRS; from the coding sequence ATGACGGCAACCGCATCACCCGCTCAGGGGCTGGGCACACTGCGCATCGCCGTGGTCGATGACAACGCAGCCATGCGCGGCATCGTGCGCTCGGCCCTGGGCGCCTTCGGGGTGATTCATGTGTATGAAGCCGCCGATGTTGAATCGGCCCTGAACATCCTGCGCGCCGAGCGCATTGACGTGCTGATTTGCGACTGGAAAATGAAGCCGGTGGACGGGCTGTCCCTGGTGCGTACCCTGCGTGATCCTGAACAGAGCCCCTGCCCGCTTCTGCCCATCATCATGCTGACCGCCTATGCCGAGCCGTCCAGGATGAAAGAAGCCGGTGACGCGGGCGTGACTGAATTTCTGGTCAAGCCTTTCGCCGCCGAGGCCCTGTACAGCCGCCTGCAGATGATCGTAAATCGGCCCCGCCCCTTCGTGCGTACCCGGGAGTTCTTCGGACCTGACCGGCGCCGGATGGCCAGCGGATCTCAAGGACCGGTACGCCGCGGTGACGCGGCGGTCCGGTCCTGA
- a CDS encoding Hpt domain-containing protein, with amino-acid sequence MTQRERQIEMITPPNMLKAKVGGPLPAANEAMMARAEAAVGDLRKNFTAWLEEEVVKLEALMRTARTQGMEGETGEALFTCAHDLRGLGSTYDFPIITRIAASLSKLIETAEQRAAAPVALVDAHVGAIRAAILQNVRNDADPIGKALAEELEARVIKLVGERI; translated from the coding sequence ATGACCCAGCGCGAACGCCAGATCGAGATGATCACCCCTCCCAACATGCTCAAGGCGAAGGTGGGCGGCCCGTTGCCGGCGGCCAATGAAGCCATGATGGCCCGCGCTGAAGCCGCTGTCGGTGATCTGCGCAAGAACTTCACCGCCTGGCTGGAAGAGGAAGTCGTCAAGCTGGAAGCGCTGATGCGCACCGCGCGCACCCAGGGCATGGAGGGCGAGACCGGCGAGGCGCTGTTCACCTGCGCTCACGATTTGCGGGGTCTGGGCAGCACGTACGACTTTCCCATCATCACCCGCATCGCCGCCTCCCTGTCCAAGCTGATCGAGACGGCCGAGCAGCGCGCCGCCGCACCGGTGGCGCTGGTGGACGCCCATGTCGGTGCCATCCGCGCCGCCATATTGCAAAACGTCCGCAATGACGCCGATCCCATTGGCAAGGCGCTGGCCGAAGAACTTGAAGCCCGCGTCATCAAGCTGGTGGGCGAACGTATCTGA
- a CDS encoding cupin-like domain-containing protein → MGWIERWTQEDRGRFRAGIVRARHRLADSGLFCDPALEELIETHPRELLDIAMMDEDGWSRSWTDLSPGERKGGELLAGVREGRVWMNLRQVFNRQPEYRALLGAVFAELRELHPRFRPDVIKGGLLISAPGARVPFHIDRTDTMLWHVRGRKRVFVYPRSAPVLNEADVEAVLMHPFNDDLPYKASFDARAQVFDLEPGDVLCWPVHTPHRVVNLEGLNVSMATEYTCNDVRLRNHAMMFNGLIRRRMGLSPSIEDSRGFGLAARAGLGLAVRKLKLLPKGAMPAVAAEAGTDPAVPAAGEAGGCA, encoded by the coding sequence ATGGGGTGGATCGAGCGCTGGACGCAGGAAGATCGCGGGCGGTTTCGCGCAGGCATCGTGCGCGCGCGCCATCGCCTGGCCGATAGCGGACTGTTCTGCGACCCCGCGCTGGAAGAGCTGATCGAGACCCATCCGCGCGAGCTTCTGGACATTGCGATGATGGACGAGGACGGCTGGTCGCGGTCCTGGACCGACCTGTCGCCGGGCGAGCGCAAGGGCGGCGAGCTGCTGGCCGGTGTGCGCGAGGGCCGGGTGTGGATGAATTTGCGCCAGGTCTTCAACAGACAGCCGGAATACCGGGCCCTGCTGGGCGCGGTCTTCGCCGAACTGCGCGAGCTGCACCCGCGCTTCCGGCCCGACGTGATCAAGGGCGGGCTGCTCATCTCCGCGCCCGGTGCGCGCGTGCCGTTTCATATCGACCGCACCGACACCATGCTGTGGCATGTACGCGGGCGCAAACGCGTCTTCGTCTATCCGCGCAGCGCGCCGGTGCTCAACGAAGCCGATGTGGAAGCGGTGCTGATGCACCCGTTCAATGACGACCTGCCCTACAAGGCGTCTTTCGATGCGCGCGCGCAGGTGTTCGATCTGGAGCCCGGCGATGTGCTGTGCTGGCCGGTGCATACGCCCCACCGCGTGGTCAATCTGGAGGGGCTCAACGTCTCCATGGCCACTGAGTACACCTGCAACGACGTGCGCCTGCGCAATCACGCCATGATGTTCAATGGCCTTATCCGGCGCCGGATGGGCCTGAGCCCGTCCATTGAGGACAGCCGCGGCTTCGGCCTGGCCGCCCGCGCCGGTCTGGGCCTGGCCGTACGCAAGCTGAAGCTGCTGCCCAAGGGCGCGATGCCGGCCGTGGCGGCAGAGGCCGGCACCGATCCGGCTGTACCCGCCGCGGGCGAAGCCGGAGGCTGCGCCTGA
- a CDS encoding methylcrotonoyl-CoA carboxylase, translating to MPVLPTQLDPDAPVFEANAAAMGALVAQLKDKMAQAALGGSEAAREKHLKRGKLLSRDRVQRLLDPGSAFLELSPLAANGLYEGDVHGAGMITGIGRVSGREVMIVCNDATVKGGTYYPMTVKKHLRAQEIARENRLPCVYLVDSGGANLPHQAEVFPDRDHFGRIFYNQANLSAEGIPQIAVVMGSCTAGGAYVPAMSDESIIVRNQGTIFLGGPPLVKAATGEVISAEDLGGADVHARQSGVVDHYAADDDHALQIARRIVAGLNTTKRPALDITEPRPPLLDPATLEGVIPADVRTPYDVREVIARLVDGSEFDEFKKLYGETLVTGFARLHGMPVGIIANNGVLFSESALKGAHFIELCCQRGIPLLFLQNITGFMVGSKYEAGGIAKDGAKLVTAVSCARVPKITLVIGGSYGAGNYGMCGRAFGPRFLFMWPNARISVMGGTQAASVLATVKRDGMEARGQSWSAEDEEAFKAPIRETYEAEGSPYYSTARLWDDGVIAPADSRRVLALALSAALNAPIEPTRFGVFRM from the coding sequence ATGCCTGTTCTGCCCACACAGCTTGATCCCGACGCCCCGGTTTTCGAGGCCAATGCCGCAGCGATGGGCGCACTGGTCGCGCAGCTGAAAGACAAGATGGCGCAGGCCGCGCTGGGCGGGTCTGAGGCCGCGCGTGAGAAGCACCTCAAACGCGGCAAGCTGCTCTCGCGCGACAGGGTGCAGCGCCTGCTGGATCCCGGCTCGGCGTTTCTGGAGCTGTCGCCGCTGGCGGCCAATGGCCTGTATGAGGGCGATGTGCACGGGGCGGGCATGATCACCGGCATTGGCCGGGTGTCGGGCCGCGAGGTGATGATCGTGTGCAATGACGCCACGGTGAAGGGCGGCACCTATTATCCCATGACGGTGAAGAAGCATTTGCGCGCTCAGGAGATCGCGCGCGAGAACCGTTTGCCGTGCGTGTATCTGGTGGATTCCGGTGGAGCCAACCTGCCCCACCAGGCCGAAGTTTTCCCCGATCGCGACCATTTCGGGCGCATTTTCTATAATCAGGCCAATCTGTCGGCTGAAGGTATTCCACAGATCGCCGTGGTGATGGGATCGTGCACCGCCGGGGGTGCCTATGTGCCGGCGATGAGCGACGAGTCCATCATTGTGCGCAATCAGGGCACCATCTTCCTGGGCGGCCCGCCGCTGGTGAAGGCGGCTACCGGCGAGGTGATCTCGGCCGAAGACCTGGGCGGCGCGGATGTGCATGCGCGCCAGTCCGGCGTGGTGGACCATTACGCCGCCGATGATGACCACGCCCTGCAGATCGCCCGGCGCATCGTTGCGGGGCTCAACACCACCAAGCGCCCCGCGCTGGACATCACCGAGCCGCGCCCGCCTCTGCTCGATCCGGCGACGCTGGAGGGCGTGATCCCGGCGGATGTGCGTACGCCCTATGATGTGCGCGAGGTGATCGCGCGCCTGGTGGACGGCTCGGAGTTTGACGAGTTCAAGAAGCTTTATGGCGAGACGCTGGTCACGGGTTTTGCCCGCCTGCACGGCATGCCGGTGGGGATTATCGCCAATAATGGCGTGCTGTTCAGCGAAAGCGCGCTGAAAGGCGCCCATTTCATCGAGCTGTGCTGCCAGCGCGGCATTCCCTTGCTGTTCCTGCAGAATATCACCGGCTTCATGGTCGGCTCCAAATACGAGGCCGGCGGCATCGCCAAGGACGGTGCCAAGCTGGTCACCGCCGTGTCCTGCGCACGCGTGCCCAAGATCACCCTGGTGATTGGCGGCTCCTACGGGGCGGGCAATTACGGCATGTGCGGACGCGCCTTCGGCCCGCGTTTCCTGTTCATGTGGCCCAATGCGCGCATCTCGGTCATGGGCGGCACCCAGGCTGCCAGCGTGCTCGCCACCGTCAAGCGCGACGGGATGGAAGCGCGCGGCCAGAGCTGGTCGGCCGAAGACGAGGAAGCCTTCAAGGCCCCGATCCGCGAGACATACGAAGCCGAAGGCTCGCCCTATTACTCCACCGCCCGCCTCTGGGATGACGGCGTCATCGCCCCCGCCGACAGCCGCCGTGTGCTGGCGCTGGCGCTGTCAGCGGCGCTCAATGCGCCGATTGAGCCGACGCGGTTTGGCGTGTTCAGGATGTAG
- the scpB gene encoding SMC-Scp complex subunit ScpB, translating into MSDDTPGARPPRDPVTDAIKALRSEAQTRRGGDAGPPGVRLAVDNDAELMRMAEALLFAAVEPLDAETLAARLPAGADVRAVIAALTAKYANAGIQLVEVAGRWRFQTAPDLAFLLRTEREEPRKLSQAALETLSIIAYHQPVTRAEIEDIRGVAVSRGTLDQLLEMKWIRLRGRRRSPGRPVTYGVTDAFLDYFGLASLGDLPGVSDLKAAGLLSSRLPPDFMIPEPGRILPGEDEDLFSEDEAASFHVDFLDVEDED; encoded by the coding sequence ATGAGCGATGACACCCCCGGCGCGCGCCCGCCGCGCGATCCGGTTACCGACGCGATCAAGGCGCTGCGCAGCGAAGCGCAAACCCGTCGCGGCGGCGATGCCGGCCCGCCGGGCGTGCGCCTGGCGGTGGATAATGACGCAGAGCTGATGCGCATGGCCGAGGCCCTGCTGTTCGCCGCCGTAGAGCCTCTGGACGCCGAGACGCTGGCCGCGCGCCTGCCCGCCGGCGCCGATGTGCGCGCTGTGATCGCGGCGTTGACAGCCAAGTACGCCAATGCCGGCATTCAGCTTGTGGAAGTGGCCGGGCGCTGGCGCTTCCAGACGGCACCCGATCTCGCCTTCCTTTTGCGCACCGAGCGCGAGGAGCCGCGCAAGCTCTCTCAAGCTGCGCTCGAGACCCTGTCCATCATCGCCTATCACCAGCCGGTCACCCGCGCCGAGATCGAGGATATCCGCGGCGTCGCGGTATCGCGCGGCACGCTGGACCAGCTTCTGGAAATGAAATGGATCCGCCTGCGCGGCCGCCGGCGCAGCCCGGGCCGGCCGGTGACCTATGGCGTCACGGACGCCTTCCTGGATTATTTCGGCCTGGCCTCTTTGGGTGATCTGCCCGGCGTCAGCGATCTGAAAGCCGCGGGCCTCCTCTCCAGCCGCCTGCCGCCGGATTTCATGATCCCGGAACCCGGCCGCATCCTGCCCGGCGAGGACGAGGATCTCTTCTCCGAAGATGAAGCGGCGAGCTTCCACGTCGATTTCCTCGACGTGGAGGATGAGGATTAG
- a CDS encoding segregation/condensation protein A, with translation MTGLFDETEDAFEAAREADEGEALVLDIGGWEGPLHVLLALARKNKIDLNAISILELADQYLAFVNAARLRRLDLAAEYLVMASWLAYLKSRLLLPKPRPEEDGPEPEELAAALAFRLARLEAMRAASAALYARALLRRDVFVCGQPAGVRSIRTPLYEAELYDLLKAYALRRERGAFATYQPEAPRVYSLEQARKRLTGVLRRLTGWERFDALLPAGLDEDAPSGASITASSLLAALEITKDGEADLRQNGVYAPLWMRPAHREDRNDATREDSA, from the coding sequence ATGACCGGATTGTTTGACGAGACCGAAGACGCGTTCGAGGCCGCGCGCGAGGCCGACGAGGGCGAGGCGCTGGTGCTCGATATCGGCGGCTGGGAAGGCCCGCTGCACGTGCTGCTGGCGCTGGCGCGCAAGAACAAAATCGACCTCAACGCCATCTCCATTCTGGAGCTGGCCGACCAGTATCTCGCCTTCGTCAACGCCGCGCGCCTGCGCCGGCTGGACCTGGCGGCCGAGTATCTGGTGATGGCGTCGTGGCTGGCTTATCTCAAATCCCGCCTGCTGCTGCCCAAGCCGCGCCCGGAGGAAGACGGGCCGGAGCCTGAAGAGCTCGCTGCGGCGCTGGCGTTCCGCCTGGCCCGGCTGGAAGCGATGCGCGCCGCATCTGCTGCTCTGTACGCCCGGGCGCTTTTGCGCCGCGATGTCTTTGTGTGTGGCCAGCCCGCGGGGGTGCGCTCCATCCGCACGCCCCTGTACGAGGCCGAGCTCTACGATCTGCTCAAAGCCTACGCCCTGCGCCGGGAGCGCGGCGCGTTCGCCACCTATCAGCCTGAAGCGCCGCGCGTGTACTCGCTGGAACAGGCGCGCAAGCGGCTGACCGGCGTGCTGCGCCGCCTGACGGGCTGGGAGCGGTTTGACGCGCTGCTGCCCGCCGGTCTGGATGAGGACGCGCCATCGGGTGCCAGCATCACCGCCTCCAGCCTGCTCGCCGCGCTGGAGATCACCAAGGACGGTGAGGCGGACCTGCGCCAGAACGGCGTATACGCGCCGCTCTGGATGCGTCCGGCTCACCGCGAGGACCGCAATGACGCCACCCGAGAGGACAGCGCATGA